The Fundulus heteroclitus isolate FHET01 unplaced genomic scaffold, MU-UCD_Fhet_4.1 scaffold_98, whole genome shotgun sequence DNA window TGAATGCTGATACATTTCTTCTCGGTTCATTAAACTCACTCAGCTCACTGGCTGTTTCTCTGACGTTCTTCATCTTCTCCAGAACTGATGGTTTAATCTGTGAAGCATTGGCAGAGAGCATACAGACCAGCACATGAACTTTGTCATCAGCAGAGGGAGTCGGGTTGTAGTCCAGGTCACTTTGAGTTAGTAGAGAAACTGGGTTGAACTGGAAAAGAGCATAAAGTAAACAGCATGAAGTTTATTTCAAACCAGGCCTCTGAAAgctttacaatccaaagagcAATGTTTAccaaatgctaaaaaaaactcatttagAGCTGAAAAACGTTATcttactttttgaaaaaaacacaatatactTTATAAGTTTTGATGAATATTTTCTATGAGAAATTTGCAATAATCGTTAAAAGAAACACCATTTTATATCTATTTTAaattttgaaatataaaagaaCTTTACAATTGTTCAACAAAGtgaatgtgtaattattttttcaaatattatcTTATGGTTATTtataaaaatgacacaaaaaagaagcatatagtttaaaacaaacaagagaaTTTGACCTAAAAACTGAATATGTTACTTTTAGTGTCAtgggaaagttaaaaaaaaatgctgttattatatataataatgcTATAcatctatatttaaaatatctgaaaacattgatttttttgaaagaaaactatttttttttcaccaaaggCATTGATTTGCAGACCCCTGTTGTAAACAAACACCACTCTGGTCTTTGTATTAGGGGATTAATTCATGTATTCATGCAGTTTTCCTGAAAAGTCCCACCTTGTGACCCTCCTTCACGTGTCCTTTCAAAGCCAGATTGATGTCGTCTTCATGAACTCCTctgttctcctcctcttccagaCCCATGATGTCGTTGAAGACCACAGGATAAATTGTCTTTTCGTTTCCTCGTCCTTTATTGAATTTGTGAGTTTCAAACtgaaacatagaaaaaaagttCATCTGGAGAAAATTCCTGTTAATAATGCAAAGATTATTCTGATCAATCCATTAAagactcagaaccagaactaaaggAGAGAAAGCAGAAAGAAGGCAAGAGCTGATCTCCATCTAAACAGATAGATTTCAAGAACGTTCAAACAGCAGCTGAGTGGATCCAGATCAATGCGGGATTGACTCGATTCTGGAAGATCCAAAAAAACATCTTAGTTTTCCTACCATTTTGGTGAAGCTCTTGTCGGAATTGGTTGCACTGGCCAAAGCAGGAATGGAAATCCGTCCTCGAAATACGTTACTGACAGAGTTGATGAAACTGGACTTTCCATGACCAACAGGTCCGTACAGGAGGACTCGAAGGTACTTGATGTTATCTTGTGCAGGCTTGTATTCCTGCACATATTGGCGATCCTCCTGTATGTTTCTGGGAACAGAAAGTACATCAGTTAGTTCTGTCCTAAAACAAACAGGACCCAGCAAAAATATTGAGTCCCTAAGGATCTGAACCCAGctaaaaccaaagacatccagaagaattcatgaaaacaaaacttcaaCTTAATTAGATTAAAGTAGTTTCTCGAAGTTTCATTAAGACTCAAAGATTTCAAACAGTTTCAGTGTTTACTGGGGAAGAAGAGGCAGGTTCTTAGTCAGTAATACTTGGCTTTGATTTTGTAGCCTCTTATCTCCAAGAGACACTTTG harbors:
- the LOC105922913 gene encoding interferon-induced protein 44 isoform X3, encoding MFQGLFKKPLEEEPSALLDEPWRKLRWGNIQEDRQYVQEYKPAQDNIKYLRVLLYGPVGHGKSSFINSVSNVFRGRISIPALASATNSDKSFTKMFETHKFNKGRGNEKTIYPVVFNDIMGLEEEENRGVHEDDINLALKGHVKEGHKFNPVSLLTQSDLDYNPTPSADDKVHVLVCMLSANASQIKPSVLEKMKNVRETASELKIPQMAMMTHIDEACGETEKDLKNVYKSKHLKKKMTDFSAAVGIPLNCVFPVKNYSHEIDLNDDVDTLILSALRKMIDFGDDFIEKI
- the LOC105922913 gene encoding interferon-induced protein 44 isoform X4 translates to MFQGLFKKPLEEEPSALLDEPWRKLRWGNIQEDRQYVQEYKPAQDNIKYLRVLLYGPVGHGKSSFINSVSNVFRGRISIPALASATNSDKSFTKMFETHKFNKGRGNEKTIYPVVFNDIMGLEEEENRGVHEDDINLALKGHVKEGHKFNPVSLLTQSDLDYNPTPSADDKVHVLVCMLSANASQIKPSVLEKMKNVRETASELKIPQMAMMTHIDEACGETEKDLKNVYKSKHLKKKMTDFSAAVGIPLNCIFPVKNYSHEIDLKDDVDTLILSALRKMIDFGDDFIEKI